GTACTCAATCAGACATCACAAATATTATAGACTCTAATCGAGTACTAGGCGATGTTTAACCGAGTACTAGGATATTTTACAGCGAAGgaaatatatatgtaattaaccattgccaaacacattgagcaattctacggtccttAAGAAGGTATCATGAGGTatcaaaaatttagtgtaaaatttggtaccttatAGTACCTAGTTACCAaaaggtaccaaatttacaatagaaaaagtggtaccttatggtacctcctcaagaacACATTAGCTCGAACACATTAGTTTCAGTGTTGTACCTAGTTCAGGCTTTGCCAGCCTCAAATAGAGATCCTGCCCTTTGTCGACATACCGAACGTCAATGACGTCACCCGTCCACATCACgcatccgctgccgccgccggcgcctcggATGTCCGCGGCGGCGTAGGCGACGCAGGAACAGTTGGCGAAGCACCTCGCCCTGCACTCGTCAAGCGTGGCGCCCGTGTCCACCGTGGCGTTGTCCGTGTCGGGGAGCTTCACGCCGCGCACCGGCACGAACCCGTCCGTGGTGCTCCCGTTGCCGCACTCCAGCGGCGCGTTCCTCCGGCAACCACCGGAGGTCTCCCTCATGGACCACTGGGAGGGGAACATCGGGCTGAACCCCGCCATGCAGCTGCAGAAGAGCGTCGACGCGGTGTTCACGTTGCACAGCCCGAAcgcgccgcacttggcgtagtCGTCGCATACGTCGCGCGGCGCCTGCGCGAACGTGTTCCACCCCTTGCTGCTGGGATCCCACACGAGGCGCTGGATCACGCCGGCCTCACTCAGCAcgaggcgggagaagggggccgcggcggtggcggcggtgaagacgtaggcgatCTCGTCGGGCTTGACCACCACCTGGTTCGCGAACATGGACGAGTACGATGCCATCTCCGGGACACCGCTGAACCACAGCCCGTTCCATGGCCCCGTGCGGTACTTCTTGCCGGCGCCGCACCACGAGACGCAGTCCGCTAGCCCTCTCGTGTCCATCACGCGGCGGCAGCCCCCCGTCGCCGGGTCGTCGGGCGCGCGCCACGACGTGAGGGACCACTCGGCGCCGGTCCGTGGGTTCCTGCCGAGCCTCATGCCGGCGATCAGGGTGTTCGACGGGTTGTCGAACGACTGCCACAGCACGTCGCCGCTGCCCTGGTCGCGCACGACGAGGTTCCCAGACTCGAGCAGCTGCACCGCCACCGATGGAGACGAGCCAGTCGTGTTCGACGACCAGGCGGcctggccggcggcgccgtcgagcaGGACGAGCCCGC
This window of the Oryza sativa Japonica Group chromosome 4, ASM3414082v1 genome carries:
- the LOC4337118 gene encoding receptor-like serine/threonine-protein kinase SD1-8 isoform X2, yielding MQGKKESTVMEAATTNIFYRPVIFFSVLLCFQYRAAGVASDTLSNGRNLTDGDTLVSANGSFTLGFFSPGLPSRRYLAIWFSESADAVWVANRDSPLNDTAGVVVIDGTGGLVLLDGAAGQAAWSSNTTGSSPSVAVQLLESGNLVVRDQGSGDVLWQSFDNPSNTLIAGMRLGRNPRTGAEWSLTSWRAPDDPATGGCRRVMDTRGLADCVSWCGAGKKYRTGPWNGLWFSGVPEMASYSSMFANQVVVKPDEIAYVFTAATAAAPFSRLVLSEAGVIQRLVWDPSSKGWNTFAQAPRDVCDDYAKCGAFGLCNVNTASTLFCSCMAGFSPMFPSQWSMRETSGGCRRNAPLECGNGSTTDGFVPVRGVKLPDTDNATVDTGATLDECRARCFANCSCVAYAAADIRGAGGGSGCVMWTGDVIDVRYVDKGQDLYLRLAKPELVNNKKRTVIKVLLPVTAACLLLLMSMFLVWLRKCRGKRQNKVVQKRMLGYLSALNELGDENLELPFVSFGDIAAATNNFSDDNMLGQGGFGKVYKILQVSMLLIGQQGLR